In one Lolium rigidum isolate FL_2022 chromosome 3, APGP_CSIRO_Lrig_0.1, whole genome shotgun sequence genomic region, the following are encoded:
- the LOC124700679 gene encoding uncharacterized protein LOC124700679 has product MGLCVSYDAAADGVATARVVLPSGELREYSQAVTAALALEEVGQGKQGWFLCDADAMSFEGSVSAVAGCEELRPGQIYFVLPGDMLRRRLTLEEVSALAVKASAALVKAATASSAGGRRRRGSVAPLVFEPSEDDYSDDAVMTSIAAKPVVARKRVVAYRAGRSPPRFSPDLTAIPESE; this is encoded by the coding sequence ATGGGTCTCTGCGTGTCGTACGACGCGGCAGCCGACGGCGTGGCCACCGCGAGGGTGGTGCTGCCCAGCGGCGAGCTCCGGGAGTACTCTCAGGCGGTCACTGCGGCTCTGGCACTGGAGGAGGTCGGCCAAGGCAAGCAGGGGTGGTTCCTCTGCGACGCCGACGCGATGAGCTTCGAGGGCTCCGTCTCGGCGGTGGCCGGATGCGAGGAGCTCCGGCCGGGCCAGATATACTTCGTGCTCCCGGGCGACATGCTGCGCCGCCGCCTCACCCTCGAAGAGGTGTCAGCGCTCGCCGTCAAGGCAAGCGCGGCGCTCGTCAaggccgccaccgcctcctctgCTGGCGGCCGGCGCCGACGAGGCTCTGTGGCGCCTCTCGTGTTCGAGCCATCCGAGGATGATTACTCGGACGATGCGGTGATGACTTCCATCGCGGCGAAGCCGGTGGTGGCCCGGAAGCGGGTGGTCGCGTACCGGGCCGGGAGATCGCCGCCGAGGTTCTCTCCCGACTTGACCGCCATCCCGGAAAGCGAGTAG